The window ACAGAGTCCATTTCTTCCGTAAAGTTTCATCTTTCGGGAAGTAACGCATTGAAATTCCTGGAGTCAGCGAATTCTTTTCGCAATTAGTCATATTGGGGCCACCAGCCACACAATAATTTCCCCTTGCCTTCTTTTCCGACTCTTTTGAACAATTTCTTATGTCACGACCTTGTAATACTATCGTTTTGGCCACACGCAAAATGGACCCACTTTTGTGTGTCAAATTCGAACTTTAAGCGGCAAAAAGTCggatttttttcacttttggcAGTTTCGAAAAGTAGACAAATCAAGCAACagaaaaacgtaaaaaaaaattcacttatcAGAAGAAATCAAAGCCTAAAGTAAACTCAATATTCACATCTGATGGTCAAGAGATATCTGATCCAGTTATCATCGCGAATGACTTTTGTAAGTATTTCTCCAGTATTGGTCCTAACCttgcaaaagaaatacaatcccatcctttttctcataaagactTTCTTTCAGGATCGTTTGCGGAATCTATCTTTTTCAATCcggcaacaaaagaagaaatcaTTGCTATTTGCTCAATCATTTGCATCCAACAAAGCTGCGGGTTATGATAACATTCCGATGTCCCTCATAAAGGAATCTGTCCAATTAATCTCTGAACCTTTGGCTCACATTATTAACTTGTCAATTGCTCATGGCATTGTACCAGATCAAATGAAGATAGCACGGGTAATACCTTTATTCAAAGCTGGTGACCAGTCGTTGTTCACTAACTATAGACCTGTTTCAGTTCTATctagtttttccaaatttctcGAGAGAATAATTTATAACCGTTTAAATGATTATCTAACTAATTTAAATGTCCTGTGTGATGAGCAATATTGCTTCAGGAAAAATCACTCCCCTACACTTGCTTTGATTGATTTGTATGATAAGATTTCCTCTGCTTTAGATCGTGGTGATATAGCTGTTGGTATTTTTCTTGATCTCtcaaaagcattcgatacagtcaatcataatattttatttgacaaacttgAACACTATGGTATATGTGGACTGGCGttaaaatgggtaaaaagctatttttctaAGAGATTACAATTCgtagatttaaattttaatatatcctgTAGGGTTCCTCAGGGCTCTATTCTAGggcctttatttttttcttctttacattaatgatatagtCAATGCATCTATGGCACTACAACTGATTTTATTCGTGGACGATAACAACGTTTTCCTGTCTGGTAAAGATCCTGAATATTTGGGTTAAATCAGCTGAATATCGAGTTAAATAAATTGTCAGTATGGTTTAGGGTTAATAAGCTTTCACTGAATCTTAAAAAGACCAAGTTCATAATGttcaaaccaaaccaaaccaaaccaaacacgtagaagttataattttcaaattttgataaatgaacaacaaattgatcaagttaaagaaacagttttcttgGGTGTAATCATCGATGAAAACGTAACCTGGAAGTCTGAGACCTGTCATGTGGCTAACAAAGTGTCGAAATCAATTGGAATGATACACAAATCgagtttttatttatcttcataCTCTTTACGTGTCTTGTACTATTCACTTGTTTATCCTTCTGTTACTGTAATATAGTTTGGGCGTCCACCTATAAAACTAACCTTGTTCGTCtggtaaaattgcagaaaagagtGGTGAGAATCATAGATAAAACTCATTTTAATGCTCATTCCGACCctatatttaagaaacttggaatcctAAAATTCCGTGATCTTAACCTGTTACAACTTGGTCAGTTCATGTTCTCCTATCAAATTCGAACTCTTCCTCCCAAGTTAGCAAGCAAATTTACTCTAAacagtcaaattcacacatattATTCTCGAAACTCTCATGCATTTCGTTTGCCTTTCTGTCGgactaacattaaacaattttctgttttctatcagggacctaaattttacaattctcttgacattgaTGTAATCAAttcttcctcaacagcttccttcaagaaagcacttaCAGTGtaagtcattcttttttaacaactattctgaaaattaagtattttgttcttcTTGTGTCAAATTCTTTTCaccctgtaattttactttcacaactgttttcatatttcaacaccttaattaaatgacaaagtgtttgtaattttatgcttcattaccaacttgtaagttcaaactgcttttaattttcgttcattactttatatttcaacacgttaaataactaaatgtttgtaataattgtattctccgttgccaacttgcatgtcaatgatagatagatgcttttacttggggaggcctcatttacataagcttagtagtttcttgtaggcctcctcgccaccaatgtacatgtaattcaataatttttctttccatcttctttttttattgttcatatttgtattttaatttcttttttctgtggcaaaaaaaaaattgtgcatGTGATTTATTTACTTTGGGCATCCGTAAATCTGTAAATGATTGTCTTTCCCTAACATGTATTTGCTGTCTTTCATCAAGCTACATGTAGTAAGACTGCAATGTACTTCTGGTGCTATTGTCCACAGGAAACTTGGCTAGTAGGTTGAAGTTTTATCACAATTTTATTTCACTTGCCAGGATTAAATGTACATGTTCTTTATAGTGAGGATCAGACAACATCTTCAACTTACCAAGGTCATTCAAGGTCAGATTCAAGGTCATTGTCATCCAGACCTTGAGCATCCAAGTCACCTTTGCAGTTTGTCACTGTGTACTGCCACAGCATAGGCAGTAATTCTGACCATGCCTTCTGATACTCATCACACTTACTACTCAAACCGACCTCTATCATCACCTAAAAAATGACAAACAATCTTGGTAGTGGGTGGCATCACATCTTGGTATTCTCAGCTAATAGAAAGGCACAGAGATTAATTTATAATAAGAAAAAAGTGAAGTTTGTGAAGATAACTCAGTCTTACGAACATTTTCATTGATACGCAACCCTTGAGTAAAGACTCCTGCGAGCATTTGGCAATTCACTCTTGTCAATCACGTGCTCCTTATATGGCGCTATAGGGACGCCACtcttgttttcaaaaatattgCTGCCACTGTGATAGCCTGTTTGTTCAACATGGTTGCTTGTTATTCATCAATTTTAAGTTGGTGAGTGATATATTTGCTCATGCCAGGGGTTTAGCATTAGCATTATATTATGATTCCTGCATGCGGAAAAGACATTTCAAAAGACAACTGGGAGAATCACAGAAATAATTCCATGGCCAATTGTGCAGCCCGGATGGGAAAAGCAAGACAGATGTATGGCAGTAGGTTACAAAAGAATAGCAGAAATCAGCATACAGTAAGTAATGCAAGCGATAATCGTCGAATATAGCGAAAATCGCGATATATCAGCGATATTTAACGATAATTAACTTCAAACGAACGATATATCAAGCGATATATCGTGGCAGCTATTGTTTTATTTATCGGTAAGATATCGCGAGATATCGTTTACACTTTGCGATAAATCATTTCTGTTCAACAATATATCGTTCTCATTTAGTGATATATCGTTCCCACTTAGCGATATATTGTTCTTGCTTAGCGGTATATCTTACTTGCTTAGCGATACATCGTTGACTCCTTGTGAAAcaaatgtacatttctttgcagaCCATTTAAGCTACATGTAATGAAGAATCCCCTACAAACCAAGCTTTTAAGGTGGCGAGTTCATTTAATGAGATAAAATCATAAATCAAACAAGTTAGCTAAAGCACATACATCGATCGAACATACCTGTCcagattctgttaaaaaaagccTTACTCAAACACTCATAGTTCCTGCAACAAGTTTTATACTAGAGAGGACAACCGTATTACCACAGAGGTTTAGGTGGGCAGACTAACCAAAAACCAGAAAAGTAGATGCCATGTGTATTTTTAGACTACATGTACGAGTAGTCCCTCTTTCGCCTAGTCCGTCGTGATTGACGTGAAAGAACCGCAAAAAAAAATGGCCACGTGAAATCCTGGGGGCGAGAAGGATTTCAcgtggccattttttttttcgcggtTTTCTTTCACGTCACGTACGACGGACAAAGCGAAAGTAAAGAGGGACTACTCGTAGTCTAGTgtatttttggctttttttttaacaaggcTTCTTGATGTGTAAGCTATTAGGATCCAGTCTCCACAGAACGTTCGAGTATTGTCTGGCCTTTCATCGCAAGAAATGATTTTCCCTAACTTGGCAAAGTAACGTGAAAATTTGTTTTGCCAGTTTTcattactttattttcaaagtccGCATGGCAAAAATGTCTTCTTAGAGTGCGAGCAAATAATAAGGTTTGTTCACTGATGTATCAGGCAAAAGGAACGCTTAAGACCTCTATTGTGCTCTTTTCAGGAAGCATAACTTAGCACACTCATGAAATTAGTGAAATCGAAGTGAAATTGATATCACACACTAAGCGGGCGTTTTTTTCTCGCCAGAAACTATCTCCAAAGTGGACgatgtaaaaattaaaaggaaagtcagttcttttttccttcttctacCCTTTTATCTCCCTCTCGTTGCCCTCCTGTCTCTATTTTTCGCCCGTTTACATGGCTGGGAGGCAGCCTTAGAGTTTAGAGAAATTCAGGTGAAATAAGGGTTATAGGGGTAGAGCTCTTTAGCACCGTTTTCATAAAGCCAGACATATATATTCGACCATATTAGGCATTCTTCGAACACAACAAAAGATGAATGTTGAATTCCATCATTCTGTTTTTATTAACGGTTTGTTTACTTGTTTTATTGCGCAAAAGACACGCCAACATCCTGTATTGTGCTTTCCGTAACATGCGACCTCAGGTAAAGTGTCTGTCAAGGTAAAAAGCCCTTTGACCGTGACTCCGCCTCAAATTACTTGAGACCGGATCGCTTTAGCTTTTCAATTCAATAGGCGGCACAGAGAATTAGAACATGAATGACCTTATTGGCTTTTCGCTTGAGAAACCTTTTTAATGAGCACATCGCATGAAACTGCTCGTGTCAGTTCCACGGAATTATGCACTACTTTTGAATCACACTAAAGCAAGCagattttttgcaaaataagaaaatgtgatgttttgcctattttttaaaaaaaagcttaAACTATGTCGTGcagatttttatttcattttgtatGAATGTTTAATCAGAGCCAATTAATGTATTCTGAAATTTttagaaaacaacattgttcgTTCATTTTGGCGATGTTGCATTTGATGGGTTGGGTTCATTTATTCCCtcaaaactgtagtaagccaccagCCTTACGTTTGAAGAAACGTATATATATGTTATTGGCCGGCTATACGAGGAAAGATGTATAAAGAACAGCTCTATTTCGAACTACTTTACGTTATTGCATTTAGTTCCCCAGTTAAGATCTTGAAATCGTTTTCTTAGTATGGaatttcatgcaaaatttgaagttgtACTACAAAAACAGTTTTTGTCGATCATTGCGAATCACTCGACTAAATTAGAGTTTTCTACCATAAATTGAGTAGCAGATAGCGCGAAATTGGTTAAGTATACTCTACAGCAATTTCTCAAATACAGCAACGATTAGAGAGGGAAACTCGACTGAAATtgactcagtttttttttttcactttttggaCAATCGAGTTTAAGGGGATATAAAGTTAAGGTGGggatttaaaatttattttaataaactttattcttGTTAGTAATTGTCTATTGTAtcatttggtggctcctaaaagagccgtttttggCGACCTGCAGTGCAATATCGAATCCACTTCGACAAAGCAGGGCgcggtggctcctaaaagagccgttgtAAAATTTTGTTGCAGCACCTTCAGACTCTATAACAGCTGGAATCGCCTTGTACAGCATGGGATCGACGTACTTGACACACTTCTCGGCAGTCACCTTCCTCTCCCAGAACTTCTTGATTCCATCCACAAGTTCCTGTTTGTTACATGGCTTGACTTTTGATTCTAAGTAAGACTTGAGCTCATGCCACAAGTTCTTGATGGGATTTAAGTCAGGACTTTCTCCTCGTAGAAGGCTTGCGCTCGTCTGGACGTGTGCTTCGGGTCGTTATCCTGGACAAATCGGTGATCTGGAAGCTTCTCTTGGACGAAGGAAACAAGTGTAGACTCTCAGTTGTTGCAGAAGAGATCAGCATCCATGATGTCATCAAAGATGCAAACCTTTGTAGCACCATGTTTGCTGATTCCTGCCCAGACATGTACTTTCAGTGGATGCTTGGGTTTGGGCTTTCGCTTCCCTGGCTCGTCTACCTTTCTATAGCAGGTGCGGCGATACTGCATTAGCGAGATAGAGCTTTCGTCGCTAAAAATTACGTTGTGGAAGGTGTCTTCACTTTCGAAGACTCTGTGCGCGAACTCCAACCGCTTCATTTTGTTCACATCTCGAATGAGCTGACAGTAACCAGTACACTGTAAAGTCCAGCCGAGTTGCGTCCGAGCTCTTCTACAGTTGACGAACTCACATCTATTCCATGTTTAGCCAGCTTTTTCTTGATTCTGCAACTTGTCATCTTGTCATCTTTTCGCATCTGCTGATCGATGAAAACTTTGACTTCATCAGATATCTTTGCTGGTCTGCCAGTGCGGTAGATTTGCCACATAGCCGGTGGTTTTCAGTTTCTTGATGATGCGAACGACACTAGCAAGACTGACAGCTAAACATTCGGTTTTTAATAACCTTAAGATTTCAGCTGGGTGAAGACCTTGCCTCTGTAGGAGCTCTATTCGAGTTCTTGTATAATTCGTAACTTTAGTCATGATAACCTCAAGATTGTTTGAAAGTGAATGACAAATACTCCACACAGAGCAAATAACACGCGATTTTTACAAGCGTAACTGCCCCTTCACCGTGCCGGGACTGGGGTTTAATCGGGAAACTTTGTGTTTGTTTACACACTTGAAATCGTCTTACGGTAAGCAAGTTTTGACTTTGCTGTGTCACTAACTCATCATACATAATGGCTTCACtataatataattttttatcgTTATAGCGAACTTCACTACAATGATCGATGATATATCGCTGCGACATATTGTTTTGCTGTACGAGATATCGTGGCAGCGATTTCTCGCTTGAACGATAATATCACAGCGATATATCGTTAAGATCACGACGATTTATCGCTAATTTATCGTTTTGACGCTCACCCATTCGAGCGATATCTTCCTGATTTATCGACGATAAATCACAGGAACAAAGCACGATATTCAGCGATTATCGCTTGCAtgacttttgcacagtactgtaagtACACAAAAATATATTGTGGGAGTTTCTATTTCGGGGTCGCATATCAATGAAAATGGTGGTACATGTAGTTGTGGATTTGAATACTTATGAAATAGAAGGCCACACTACTGGCCCCACTTACAACACAAGATTTCTTGTTCGATGTCCGTGACCATTTAACTGCAAATGTCAGCAACAAATCACTTTAAACAATCATTTACCTTTCCCAAGTTTCCagttgttttaaaatcctcTCTTAGTTTTAGGAGAGCTTCATGTGTTTTCAGATTAGAGCACACTTTTAATGTATACTAACCCGAGTGTCGTTCTGGAAGCAAGGGTATTCCTCGAGTACTTTCTTTACAGTTCCTTTCCCAGATAAGCTTTGTATCCACTTCCGCCGTTTCTCCAAATATACTGTTAATAAGCTTTTTATCCTTTTTTCGTCTGGTTTATTTGCCTTCTGTTGTGTAGACAACCAACGGTATTTAGGTTCAGAAAACTCATGGTTTAATTTCACGGTTTCTTTAGTTTTCCATTTTCATCTCGACTCTAGCAACAACTCCGACAACTAACTCGAAAACCTGACCGCGTGCGAATTACAAAATCAgagtaactgtcaatcaaaaagtgCGTGACGTCTGACTCAAAATGTCTTTTGTCCATTTCCCCCTCCCCACACTGGGAGGTAAGCATCAGTGTGATtgttcaataaaagaaaaaactacaACGAGAaatgttccctacattatgtgTCCTAACTTTCGTGCAAAGGCACTAGTTTATGGATTGGTCTCACAACAGTGCTCGCGCCACTGGTGTGGCCATCCCTTCCTGGATAAGTTTCGATGATGCATCCTAGAGGCCACCGTCCTCTGGGCAGTTTAGAGTCCAGGACAAGGACAACATCATCCTCCTTAAGATCCTTGACTACTTCGGTCCACTTTGGCCTCCTGCTTAACAAAGGAAGGTACTCTTGTATCCACCTCCTCCAGACTGGGGAAATTATCTCCTGGGCCTTTCGCCAACGTTTGCATGGACTGAACTCGGTGGTGTCAACGGTTTCAGgtgtgaattggccgtccaACTGTCCATGTAAGAAGTGGTTTGGAGTCAGCGGTACAATGTCCTGGGGGTTAGCTGACTGGTAAGTGAGCAGTCGTGCATTCAGCAGGCTTTCCACTCCAGTCACTGCGGTAATTAACTCTTCATCAGTTACATCACTCGTTTTATTTCATGAATGCCACCAAAATGTGGTGCCCCGGGCGGGTTGAATCTCCATGTTACTCCTCGATTGGCTGTGCTTTGCTGAATCTTGTCCTGGTCCAGCTCACTGATCAGTTCTTTCAGTTCATTGACGGCTCCAACAAAATTGGTTCCACAGTCGCTCACCATCTCCTTTGGCAGTCCTCGTCTGCTTGTAAAGCGTGTAAAGGCATTCAGAAAGCTGTCGGTGTCCAAACCAAATGCTACCTCCAAATGGACCGCACGGGTTGACaaacaagtaaacaaacacAGCCACCTCTTCTGTCGGTGCATACCTCGTCCTTGTACAGTGGTAAAAGGCCCAGCATAGTCAACGGCTGTTTGGTCAAAGGGACGGACAGTAAGGCGAAGATGGATCTCTGGAATCAGGGCCATGATCTGTGTAGTGGTCTTGCCCCGCATTCGTTTACACATGTTGCACTCACGCTCCCACTCTCGGATCTCTTCTCGGGCTGCAATGATCCAATACTTCTCTTTAATTTGGGACAATACAAAGTTGGTTCCTGCTGTATGATTGGCCTGTTCATGATAATGCTTTACAATAAGTTTAGTTACACAATGTCCTCGAGGCAGGATCATTGGGAATCGCACATCATAAGGCAGGTACTCTGCGAACTGGAGTCTTCCATTTGAACGGATACAGCCTTCTTCGTCTAACACAGGATTCAACTTCATTAGTGGGCTCTTGGTCGGTATTGGTTTCCCGGTCACTAGAGCTTTGTATTCGCCAGGGAATGCTTCGCGCTGGCACGATCGCACCACCTCTGCCTCAGCTTCTCTGATCTCACACGGTAACAATGCTTTACTGGTCTGTCTCGGACCCCTCTTTGACATGTTGTGGAGTGCCCTCCTTACTCTAGCATGTATGTTCACCAGTCGGCACCAACTTGAGAAGCGTTTCGGGTTCAATCTCCAGGCTGGAACACTACCACCCTGACTCGGCTTGGCCCTCTGAGCTCGGTTTTCTTGCACTGTCACAAGGGTGGTAGACTCCTGTTGATGTTTCTTTGTCGACTTCATTTCAGGCATCACTTTCGGGCTTTCGGCTAACTCCATCTTAGGCCACTCACTTTTCTCCTTCATTAGCCAATCTGGGCCACTCCACCATAGTTCGGATTCAGCAAGCTCAGCTGGGCTTGTTCCTCTGGAACACAGATCAGCGGGATTTTTGTCGGTAGAGACGTGCTGCCACTCTCCCGGTTCAGTACTAATCTGTATCTCCCCAATACGGTTCGCCACAAAGGGTCAAAAGTCTCGACCTCTTCCACGAATCCACCATAGCACATCTGTGCTGTCAGAATAGAACGACGCTGCTTTCACGCGTAGTTCTAGGACTCTGGACACGGACTGGGTTAACCTTAAACCCACTATGGATCCCATTAATTCCAGCCTTGGCAGTCATGGGGGTAAGCGGTGCAACCTTAGTCTTTGAAGCTATCAGCTGTGCGGACACGGTACCATCTTCATACTCACAGCGCAAGTATGAGGCGGCTCCATAGGCCTGCTGAGAGGCATCAACAAAGGTCACCAATTCCTTCGACTTCACTGGTTGCTGGTTTTGTAGGCACCGTGGAATCTTGACATTTGCTAGGCATGACAGCTGTGAGAACCAGACCTGAAGACGATTAGCCACTTCGTCTTGAACTTCCTCATCCCAGTCATAGCCACGGTTCCACAGTTCTTGGAGCATAATCTTCGCTTCTACAACGAAAGGGCTTACTAGGCCGAGCGGGTCAAAGACAGTTGCAATCTTCTTCAAAACACTCCTCTTAGTAATTGGGTAGTCCTCAGGCACGGGCGTTGCAGGTACTGCCAATACATCATCAGTGCTGTTCCACTGTAAGCCAAGTGTTGTCGTTACTGTGTCCTTACTGTCTCTTATGTTCACCTCTGTGGCTCGGTCATCCTCAGATATGGCTGCCATCACTGTTGCTGAATTCAATACCCATTTTCGGGCATGCGTGCCTGCTTTTGCCCACAATGCATTAAGCTGATGGTACAGTTCAACTCCTTTCTCGTCCTCCTCAACACTGCAGCTAATGGGAACTCGGTTTGGTGATGCCTGGCATTCTCCTGGGCAATGAACTGGGCTGCGAAAGAAGCTGAGTTCTTTCCGAAAACAACTCTAGAGAATTCGTACACATCTGGGTTGCGGCCTGTTTCCCCATCTCGCCACAGAATTCGGAACAACGGTCAGCCTTCAGGCTCAATTTCTATCTGGAGGGACATCTCTTGAATGTCACAAACAAGGGCAACCGGGTTGCAGCGGAAGCGGATCAGAACATCAAACAGTTCTCTCTGAAGCTTTGGCCCAGCATGACTGACATTATTAAGAGAGATTCCTTTGCATTTGGCTGAACAGTCAAAGACAATCCTTACTTTGGTTGTTGACTTGCTCATCTCAACAATCGGGAAGTGCGGTAGGTACCAAACTTCAGGGGGCGGTGCTTCGTTCTCTGGGACTTTACGCAGGTACCCCTTCTCGACATAAGTCTCGATGGTCTTCTTGTACTCTCTTTCaacaatttctttcttcttcaagttTTTCTCCGTGCTGAGAAGACGGGATTCTGCCATCTGACGATTATCGGGAAGTTGAGGCCTCTGTCCTTTCCATGGCACAGCAACACTGTATCTCTCACCATTGTCACAAACTGAGCTGCTAACTTTTTCCAAGGCCAATCTCTCTTCTTCAGTACACACGACTCGGTCATTCAGTTCAGTTCCATAACTCTCGATCTCCCAAAACCTCTTAAGCATTCCATCCAAATCACAACAACCACCAGCTACACTAACCGACCCTACATCCCTAGTAAACAGTGTTCGAATTGTGTGCGTTCTTGTTCCAGTCTCCGCTCTGCCATCTGGAGGTCCAATACAAGTCCACCCAAGCGGACCCAAGCGTGCCACCGGTTCACCTACCTTTCCACGTACATCAACAAACGAATAATGCAAGTCAGCATTATCGACACCGATCAACAAATCTACCAAACCATCTTTCGCTGGTGATGCAAAGTCGCACTGTGCAAGGTGACGCCACTTGCCTTTGTTCGCGTTCCAATTCTCGACTTGGTAGTTTCCAGTGACATTGCGGGGACAGGTCTTCACTTCAATTTCCTTTGTAAACTGACCATTAACACTTTCAATCTCTACTTTCAACAGCATAGTCTGAAATGTCTCTACAGAATTGTTCAGCACATGAACTTTCACGGTTTGATGACTCCTGTAGTCCAAGGGCTCCAGCCACTTCTTCGTTCAAGAATGTCTCGTTTGAGGCATCATCTAGGATTGCATTCACTTTAACCTTTTTTTCTTGTGCCTTCACCCACACAGGAATGGTACGCAGTGAGTAGGCTTCATTAGGGCTTGGGTTATGAGTAGTCATCGCTCGCGAGGCATGACTGCCCCCTCCAATGGGGTAAACGACAGGTAGCTGTTAGTGTTAACCACTGGTTGAGCAGTTCCCATGGGTGGGTCTGTGGCAGGCGGATTCTCATGCAATAGACGGTGGTGATTTCCCCGGCAACCGTTGATTTCGCAGGTTTGTGACTTCATACAGGTCTTTCCCTGGTGGTCACTGCCTAAACACCGGAAGCACAATCTTTTTTCTTTGGCCAGCGTCCATTTGTCATAGGAACTCTTCTGTTGGAAAACTAAGCAGGCCCATACTCCATGATTCGGGGAGCCACAGCATGGACAGGGTGGCTTTCAGTTAGGCTGGCCTGAGCCTGGT of the Montipora capricornis isolate CH-2021 chromosome 7, ASM3666992v2, whole genome shotgun sequence genome contains:
- the LOC138055360 gene encoding uncharacterized protein, translated to MELAESPKVMPEMKSTKKHQQESTTLVTVQENRAQRAKPSQGGSVPAWRLNPKRFSSWCRLVNIHARVRRALHNMSKRGPRQTSKALLPCEIREAEAEVVRSCQREAFPGEYKALVTGKPIPTKSPLMKLNPVLDEEGCIRSNGRLQFAEYLPYDVRFPMILPRGHCVTKLIVKHYHEQANHTAGTNFVLSQIKEKYWIIAAREEIREWERECNMCKRMRGKTTTQIMALIPEIHLRLTVRPFDQTAVDYAGPFTTVQGRGMHRQKRWLCLFTCLSTRAVHLEVAFGLDTDSFLNAFTRFTSRRGLPKEMVSDCGTNFVGAVNELKELISELDQDKIQQSTANRGVTWRFNPPGAPHFGGIHEIKRVM
- the LOC138055361 gene encoding uncharacterized protein, with product MLLKVEIESVNGQFTKEIEVKTCPRNVTGNYQVENWNANKGKWRHLAQCDFASPAKDGLVDLLIGVDNADLHYSFVDVRGKVGEPVARLGPLGWTCIGPPDGRAETGTRTHTIRTLFTRDVGSVSVAGGCCDLDGMLKRFWEIESYGTELNDRVVCTEEERLALEKVSSSVCDNGERYSVAVPWKGQRPQLPDNRQMAESRLLSTEKNLKKKEIVEREYKKTIETYVEKGYLRKVPENEAPPPEVWYLPHFPIVEMSKSTTKVRIVFDCSAKCKGISLNNVSHAGPKLQRELFDVLIRFRCNPVALVCDIQEMSLQIEIEPEG